One genomic window of Paenisporosarcina antarctica includes the following:
- the gnd gene encoding phosphogluconate dehydrogenase (NAD(+)-dependent, decarboxylating), whose protein sequence is MKLAMIGLGKMGYNLAQNLLEHGHEVVAYDANAEQIDKIVAEGAIAARTLEEIVKQLEIPRIFMLQVPHGEITESVITTLKPLLDEGDIIIDCGNSNYKESLRIGKDLLEKGIHFLDCGTSGGVEAARNGICLMIGGNSEAYKILEPVLIDISVENGCMYTGELGSGHFLKMIHNGIEYGMMQAIAEGFEILEKSEFDYDLEAVAKVWNNGSIIRSLLMELVESAFSKDPKLDEIKGIMHSSGSGKWTVETALDLQVPAPIITLALLMRYRSLENNTFTGKIVAALRNEFGGHEVVKK, encoded by the coding sequence ATGAAGTTAGCCATGATTGGTCTTGGCAAAATGGGCTATAACTTAGCCCAGAACTTATTGGAACATGGTCATGAAGTAGTAGCCTATGATGCAAACGCAGAACAAATAGATAAAATTGTGGCAGAAGGTGCAATTGCTGCAAGAACTTTGGAAGAAATTGTGAAGCAATTAGAAATACCTCGTATCTTTATGTTACAGGTGCCTCATGGTGAAATTACTGAAAGCGTTATCACAACATTAAAGCCACTGTTAGATGAGGGTGACATTATCATTGATTGCGGAAATTCCAATTATAAAGAGTCTCTTCGTATTGGAAAAGATTTGTTGGAAAAGGGAATCCATTTTCTTGACTGTGGAACGAGCGGCGGTGTTGAAGCAGCCCGAAATGGAATTTGCCTCATGATTGGCGGGAATTCTGAGGCGTATAAAATTCTTGAACCAGTTTTGATCGATATTTCAGTTGAGAACGGTTGCATGTATACGGGAGAGTTAGGTAGCGGACATTTCTTGAAAATGATTCACAATGGGATCGAATATGGCATGATGCAAGCCATAGCTGAAGGCTTTGAAATTCTTGAAAAAAGTGAATTTGACTATGACTTGGAAGCGGTAGCCAAAGTTTGGAACAATGGTTCGATCATTCGTTCATTGTTAATGGAATTAGTTGAAAGTGCATTTTCTAAGGATCCAAAATTGGATGAAATTAAAGGGATTATGCATTCTTCCGGTAGTGGAAAATGGACAGTCGAAACTGCTTTGGATTTGCAAGTCCCGGCACCGATTATCACGTTAGCACTTTTAATGCGATACCGTTCTTTGGAGAATAACACCTTTACTGGAAAAATAGTTGCTGCTTTACGAAATGAATTTGGTGGCCATGAGGTTGTAAAAAAATAA
- a CDS encoding AAA domain-containing protein: protein MAEEMTSLLNASPILNVHMERLSDGQVNQKRVSLYIESDTVSGTPVMECEWIGNGLEVAHFYVTKKRLQLGNNRHMKAKMAFDRKGLVSTEMTLSLYRIIQALPIASEQSEYVKKRISSWESYLRVMERNADVERLEIGIRSARISLDFRKVTFELQKLPNGFDKYYRKSAVKLVETNQNLGSVVQVQMGKRTIDVELGKDLQEKAREGKWRVPVNGKLAFDNVAEMAQINRLKDGFKRLENGWAVNPNLEKLLFEKRPTVRKGKVPEDLTFKQNLNDFQRQAVEGAMAAQDLYVIQGPPGTGKTTVISEICYQHAKMGLKTLVASQSNLAVDNALGKLLTDQEIRILRIGRTESIEEEGQRFVEEQVALYWKHQTLSSIQTHVNQFEKNGPAIQIAIVKTQGTLDTLLTEKVHLELQLEEKREAEVKLEHMKREVSALHSTVAETYRKKEAFEAQVLTAREILKDAQNHYKNAKEQVTLFNGTDKFSTMQAKIQLEMNEIENQLKYIDAELTLTDKKIDRQVLVGKLKAIHVKELAVQVGMSEVTTVKKLADLKELMGDESWTYSHGILSVKRQLEKQQFTYEKLNQTFKGSPEVDDTLKKALDYAEQQLNAQNYNMKMLAKKIMMNPPLNKSEVTDSHVKELVDEFRDYAKKMLGFREPLNQTDRMTLSTFYENLMIAKKSRDAFSRSKRVTNSDNEQLKKEILQTFELLKEAVGQAMTKRLKELSEEFTYMKSHVEKKDSEISEWDIVLSDLRKNLNHKGSFGTEVEMKKEFAEKQRLLVQMGTEDAFVDSLVRSMNSYNEKVSKQQQEITQFQEDIVQLEQQMDVKLASQAFLKEQMSQLAVILALQVEDELKRIQFTYKETVLQLDELKRKETFLSVSNDIRLEWKSMLEESTAYDLDEIKKLYIQYANVIGVTCSISASKDFVNQYPDFDVVIIDEVSKATPPELLLPMLKGKKIILVGDHHQLPPLVGQDTMDETLEDIKDPTEKAELKSILKESIFERLFKDLPEDSKTTLRIQYRMHEHIMETINPFYQEKNYGLACGIVNSNKERDHLLDGKLFKRGQHILWYDMPNERGFLEEREQHSRSYYNAAELKQIRELLLDLDEATASAKRTGLLDPTVKKKVGIISFYGEQVKKVNRLLSQELNLPHLHCRTGTVDKFQGMEMDVIILSFVRNHHQPDGNIGFLKDYRRLNVALSRARELLMIVGSVDMFTQKAHGESQKAMFQHVLKVVKQHEGLKQLETSVGRK from the coding sequence ATGGCTGAAGAGATGACTAGCTTGTTAAATGCGTCTCCGATCCTTAATGTTCATATGGAACGCCTTTCAGATGGCCAAGTGAATCAAAAACGTGTGTCATTATATATAGAATCAGATACAGTTTCAGGTACCCCGGTAATGGAGTGCGAATGGATTGGTAATGGACTTGAGGTCGCTCATTTCTATGTGACTAAAAAGCGTTTGCAATTAGGCAATAATAGACATATGAAAGCAAAGATGGCGTTTGATCGAAAGGGTCTTGTATCAACAGAAATGACGCTTTCTCTATACAGAATCATTCAGGCTTTACCCATAGCTTCAGAACAGTCGGAGTACGTAAAGAAACGGATTTCAAGCTGGGAATCTTATTTACGTGTGATGGAACGAAATGCAGATGTAGAGAGACTTGAAATCGGGATTCGTAGCGCTCGTATAAGTCTAGATTTTCGTAAAGTAACATTTGAGCTACAGAAGCTGCCTAACGGATTTGATAAATACTATCGAAAATCAGCAGTTAAATTGGTCGAGACGAACCAAAACCTCGGAAGTGTCGTACAAGTCCAAATGGGAAAACGAACAATTGATGTGGAACTTGGTAAAGATCTTCAAGAAAAGGCGAGAGAAGGAAAATGGAGAGTACCCGTAAACGGAAAGCTCGCTTTTGATAATGTAGCAGAAATGGCGCAAATCAATCGCCTAAAGGATGGCTTTAAACGTCTAGAAAACGGTTGGGCTGTCAATCCGAACCTAGAAAAACTCTTGTTTGAGAAACGTCCAACGGTACGAAAAGGGAAAGTTCCGGAAGATTTAACCTTCAAGCAAAACCTTAACGATTTCCAACGTCAAGCGGTAGAAGGTGCGATGGCGGCACAGGATTTATATGTCATCCAAGGACCACCTGGAACAGGTAAGACCACGGTGATTTCTGAAATTTGTTATCAACATGCGAAAATGGGGTTAAAAACGCTTGTTGCTTCACAGTCCAATTTGGCTGTGGACAACGCACTCGGAAAATTGCTTACTGATCAGGAAATCCGCATTTTACGGATTGGGCGAACTGAAAGCATTGAAGAAGAAGGCCAACGTTTTGTCGAGGAACAAGTGGCATTGTACTGGAAACACCAGACGCTTTCGTCCATTCAAACTCATGTAAATCAGTTTGAAAAAAATGGTCCAGCTATTCAAATTGCCATTGTAAAAACACAAGGAACACTGGACACACTTTTGACTGAAAAAGTACATCTAGAGTTACAGCTTGAAGAGAAGCGGGAAGCTGAAGTTAAACTTGAACACATGAAACGTGAAGTATCAGCGCTTCATTCAACTGTGGCTGAGACATACCGAAAAAAAGAGGCATTCGAGGCTCAAGTGCTAACGGCTCGTGAGATTTTGAAAGATGCGCAAAATCACTATAAAAACGCAAAAGAACAAGTGACTCTCTTTAATGGAACTGACAAGTTTTCGACTATGCAGGCCAAGATTCAATTGGAAATGAACGAAATTGAAAATCAACTGAAGTACATCGATGCTGAGCTAACCCTAACGGATAAAAAAATTGATCGTCAAGTACTGGTTGGTAAACTTAAGGCTATTCATGTAAAAGAACTAGCGGTGCAGGTTGGAATGAGTGAAGTGACAACCGTCAAAAAACTTGCTGACTTAAAGGAACTGATGGGTGACGAATCGTGGACGTATTCGCATGGAATACTGTCAGTAAAACGTCAATTGGAAAAACAGCAGTTCACATATGAAAAATTGAATCAAACATTTAAAGGTTCGCCTGAAGTGGATGACACCCTTAAAAAGGCGTTAGACTATGCCGAGCAGCAACTGAATGCACAGAATTACAATATGAAAATGTTGGCGAAGAAAATTATGATGAATCCACCACTAAATAAGTCCGAAGTGACAGATTCTCACGTAAAGGAACTGGTCGACGAATTCCGTGATTATGCGAAAAAAATGCTTGGTTTCCGTGAACCGTTGAATCAGACAGATAGGATGACGCTCTCCACGTTTTATGAAAATCTGATGATTGCCAAAAAATCAAGAGATGCTTTCAGTCGTAGTAAACGCGTAACCAATAGTGACAATGAGCAATTGAAAAAGGAAATACTGCAGACGTTTGAGCTGCTGAAAGAAGCAGTTGGACAAGCAATGACTAAGCGCTTAAAAGAGCTGAGTGAAGAATTCACTTATATGAAATCTCATGTAGAAAAAAAGGATAGCGAAATCTCTGAATGGGACATAGTCTTATCGGATTTACGCAAGAATTTGAACCATAAAGGAAGCTTTGGAACCGAAGTTGAGATGAAAAAGGAGTTTGCTGAAAAACAACGTTTGCTTGTGCAAATGGGAACTGAAGATGCCTTTGTTGACTCACTGGTGCGTTCCATGAACTCGTATAATGAAAAAGTTTCAAAACAACAACAAGAAATTACTCAGTTTCAAGAAGATATCGTGCAATTGGAACAACAAATGGACGTTAAACTAGCTAGTCAAGCTTTTTTAAAAGAGCAAATGTCACAACTGGCAGTCATTTTGGCGCTTCAAGTTGAAGATGAACTGAAGAGAATTCAATTTACGTACAAGGAAACGGTCTTGCAATTAGACGAGTTGAAACGTAAAGAAACATTCCTCTCAGTGTCTAATGACATTCGTTTGGAATGGAAGAGCATGTTGGAGGAATCAACTGCATACGATTTAGATGAAATTAAAAAGTTATACATCCAGTACGCTAATGTGATTGGCGTAACTTGTTCGATTTCAGCAAGTAAAGATTTTGTGAACCAATACCCCGATTTTGACGTCGTTATTATCGATGAGGTTTCAAAAGCAACACCACCTGAGCTACTACTGCCGATGTTAAAAGGAAAGAAAATCATTTTGGTAGGTGATCATCATCAACTTCCTCCCTTAGTTGGGCAGGACACGATGGATGAGACGCTGGAGGATATAAAAGATCCAACTGAGAAAGCCGAATTGAAATCGATTTTAAAGGAATCCATTTTTGAACGTTTATTTAAGGATTTACCTGAAGATAGCAAAACAACGCTTCGTATCCAATATCGAATGCATGAGCACATTATGGAAACCATCAATCCTTTTTACCAGGAGAAAAATTATGGATTGGCCTGCGGTATAGTCAATTCCAACAAGGAGCGGGATCACTTACTTGATGGCAAGCTATTCAAACGAGGTCAGCATATTCTCTGGTACGACATGCCCAATGAGCGAGGGTTCTTAGAGGAACGTGAGCAGCATAGCCGTAGCTATTACAATGCAGCTGAGCTGAAGCAAATCCGAGAATTATTGCTAGACTTGGACGAGGCTACTGCATCTGCGAAACGGACAGGTCTCTTGGATCCTACTGTGAAGAAAAAGGTGGGCATCATCAGTTTTTACGGGGAGCAAGTGAAGAAAGTGAATCGCTTACTCAGTCAAGAACTGAACCTTCCGCATCTACACTGCAGAACAGGTACTGTGGACAAGTTCCAGGGCATGGAGATGGACGTTATTATCCTGAGCTTTGTACGCAATCATCATCAACCTGACGGGAACATTGGTTTCTTAAAGGATTACCGACGATTGAACGTAGCGCTCTCTAGGGCACGTGAACTTCTAATGATTGTGGGCAGCGTGGACATGTTTACACAAAAAGCACATGGTGAATCGCAAAAGGCTATGTTCCAACACGTATTAAAAGTAGTGAAGCAACATGAAGGACTGAAACAATTGGAAACTAGCGTAGGCAGGAAGTGA
- the kduD gene encoding 2-dehydro-3-deoxy-D-gluconate 5-dehydrogenase KduD, translated as MNNLFDLTGKVAVVTGGNRGLGKEIALGLANAGANVVVIARKIEDHVIPEIEKCGVKAVGIQFDLLNFKDYSTLFNQIISIMGKIDILVNNAGVQKRHDSVDFPKEDWDFVMDVNVNASFFLCQKVGAHMLENGSGKIINMASLLSFQGGLRVPAYAASKGAVMQFTKSLSNEWAHQGVNVNAIAPGYMDTEMNTALLADETRSRQILERIPSGRWGKPKDMQGAVIFLASSASDYVHGITIPVDGGWLSR; from the coding sequence ATGAATAATTTATTTGACTTAACTGGCAAAGTTGCAGTAGTAACTGGTGGGAACAGAGGTCTCGGTAAAGAAATTGCACTTGGTCTCGCGAATGCAGGAGCAAATGTAGTAGTAATTGCACGCAAGATAGAAGATCATGTCATCCCGGAAATTGAAAAATGTGGAGTAAAAGCTGTAGGGATTCAGTTTGACTTACTGAATTTTAAGGATTATAGCACCTTATTTAATCAGATTATTTCGATAATGGGGAAAATTGATATTCTTGTCAATAATGCAGGTGTGCAAAAACGGCATGATTCCGTTGATTTTCCAAAAGAAGATTGGGATTTTGTAATGGATGTAAATGTTAATGCTTCATTTTTCCTCTGTCAAAAAGTTGGTGCTCACATGCTAGAAAACGGCTCTGGGAAAATTATTAATATGGCATCTTTGTTATCGTTTCAGGGAGGTTTGCGAGTACCAGCGTATGCTGCCAGTAAAGGAGCGGTTATGCAATTTACAAAATCTCTTTCCAATGAGTGGGCTCATCAGGGTGTAAACGTGAATGCTATTGCTCCAGGCTATATGGATACAGAAATGAACACAGCTCTATTAGCAGACGAGACAAGAAGCCGGCAAATTCTTGAGCGTATTCCTTCAGGAAGATGGGGGAAACCGAAAGATATGCAAGGAGCAGTTATTTTTCTAGCATCGAGTGCCTCTGATTATGTTCATGGTATTACGATTCCTGTGGATGGTGGATGGTTAAGCAGATAA
- a CDS encoding aldehyde dehydrogenase family protein, with amino-acid sequence MKKHLLINGEQVETKEYSLLYSPYTREVIAEVAVANKDHVKQAITAAYEAQHVMANMPAHERARILEKLVELLKEQEDDAAKIITLETAKPIMFSKAEVARTIDTYKFAAEEAKRIHGETIPLDASAGGVGRIGYTVRKPIGVIGAITPFNFPMNLVAHKVGPAIASGNSIVLKPASQTPLSALFIADLLQKAGLPDGALNVITGAGRIIGDAIVEDDRVKMVTFTGSPGVGIGIRNKAGLKRTTLELGSNASLIIDKDVEIDRVIDRCIMGAFSNQGQVCISLQRIYVHEALYEEFVEKFVEATKKLKLGDPLDSETYISSLISMGDVERSLSWIEEAKRGNAKVVIGGKAQETILEPTVILDAEPQLKVSCQEVFAPIVLINKISSIDEAISYVNDSLYGLQAGIYTNNVKNALTAAENLHVGGVMINDVPTFRVDNMPYGGVKESGTGREGIKYAIEEMTELKLIVWNQNW; translated from the coding sequence TTGAAAAAACACTTGTTAATCAATGGTGAACAAGTTGAGACAAAGGAATATTCTCTTCTTTACTCACCTTATACACGAGAGGTTATTGCAGAAGTTGCAGTGGCAAATAAAGATCATGTGAAACAAGCAATTACAGCCGCTTACGAAGCTCAGCATGTGATGGCTAATATGCCTGCCCATGAGCGAGCACGTATTTTAGAAAAGCTAGTAGAACTTTTAAAAGAACAAGAAGACGATGCAGCAAAAATTATTACACTAGAGACAGCTAAACCAATCATGTTTTCAAAAGCAGAGGTAGCGCGTACGATTGACACCTATAAGTTTGCAGCTGAGGAAGCAAAAAGAATTCACGGCGAAACCATTCCTTTAGATGCATCTGCAGGAGGAGTAGGTAGAATTGGTTACACAGTACGTAAACCAATTGGTGTCATTGGGGCGATTACACCGTTTAATTTCCCGATGAATTTAGTTGCTCATAAAGTGGGTCCGGCTATTGCGTCTGGAAATTCGATTGTCTTAAAGCCAGCTTCTCAAACTCCATTGTCTGCACTATTTATTGCGGATCTTTTGCAAAAAGCAGGCTTACCTGATGGCGCATTAAACGTTATAACAGGAGCGGGTCGTATTATAGGCGATGCTATTGTTGAAGATGATCGTGTGAAAATGGTTACGTTTACAGGGAGTCCTGGTGTTGGAATTGGTATTCGTAATAAGGCAGGTCTAAAACGGACTACCTTAGAGCTAGGTTCAAACGCATCACTGATAATTGATAAAGACGTAGAAATTGATCGAGTGATTGATCGCTGCATCATGGGCGCTTTTTCGAATCAAGGACAAGTATGTATTTCTCTGCAAAGAATATATGTTCACGAAGCTCTATATGAAGAATTTGTAGAGAAATTTGTAGAAGCAACCAAAAAGTTAAAGTTAGGTGATCCACTGGATTCAGAAACATATATCTCTTCCTTAATTTCAATGGGAGATGTGGAGAGATCTCTTAGTTGGATTGAAGAAGCAAAAAGAGGTAACGCAAAAGTTGTCATAGGTGGAAAAGCACAAGAGACAATACTTGAACCAACCGTTATTTTAGATGCCGAACCACAATTAAAAGTTTCATGCCAGGAAGTATTTGCTCCAATCGTATTAATTAATAAAATAAGTTCAATTGACGAAGCCATTTCCTACGTTAATGACTCGCTCTACGGTCTTCAAGCAGGAATTTACACGAACAATGTAAAAAACGCCTTGACTGCAGCAGAAAATCTCCATGTGGGTGGCGTCATGATTAACGATGTGCCAACATTCCGTGTCGATAACATGCCATACGGTGGTGTTAAGGAAAGCGGAACGGGACGAGAAGGAATTAAATATGCAATCGAAGAAATGACTGAGTTAAAATTAATCGTCTGGAATCAAAACTGGTAG
- a CDS encoding IclR family transcriptional regulator encodes MSNVQSVERALKLLESLSEYPDGIQITRLAEKVNLSKSTVHRLLATLINMHYVIKDQESEKYKLGYRLLFLSRNIINNIDIISIAKPSLEELAEKVNETIHLCIHDMGEVLYIDKIESSQTIRMFSKIGNRAPMYCTGVGKVLLSGMDQEEFNQVTDKTNFIVKTPSTITSKEQLSIELEIIRNQGFGLDNIEHEEGIRCIAAPIFDSEGKVIASFSIAGPSNRITMELINNELIEIIKKTSLEISQIIGYQQHRQVSNE; translated from the coding sequence ATGTCAAATGTGCAATCAGTAGAGCGGGCGTTAAAGCTTTTGGAATCGTTGTCAGAATATCCCGATGGAATTCAAATCACACGATTGGCTGAAAAAGTAAACTTGTCCAAAAGCACTGTACATCGACTTTTGGCAACGCTGATTAATATGCATTATGTCATTAAAGACCAAGAGTCGGAAAAATATAAATTAGGATATCGTTTGCTCTTCTTGTCCCGCAATATCATAAATAATATTGATATCATATCTATCGCAAAACCTTCTTTAGAAGAACTCGCTGAAAAAGTAAATGAAACAATACATTTATGCATACATGATATGGGCGAGGTTCTTTATATTGATAAAATAGAGAGTAGCCAAACTATCCGTATGTTCTCTAAAATAGGGAACAGAGCACCTATGTATTGCACAGGCGTCGGGAAGGTTCTCCTTTCAGGTATGGATCAGGAAGAATTCAATCAAGTAACTGATAAAACTAATTTTATTGTTAAGACGCCTTCAACCATAACAAGCAAAGAACAGTTAAGTATCGAACTTGAAATTATCAGAAACCAAGGATTCGGACTTGATAATATTGAACACGAAGAAGGAATCCGCTGTATTGCAGCCCCTATTTTTGATTCAGAAGGCAAAGTAATTGCAAGTTTCAGCATTGCTGGACCTAGTAACCGCATTACCATGGAACTTATCAACAATGAACTTATTGAGATTATTAAAAAAACATCTTTGGAAATTTCTCAAATAATAGGATATCAACAACACCGACAAGTAAGCAATGAGTAA
- a CDS encoding TRAP transporter substrate-binding protein, with amino-acid sequence MKKIVSLFLLVMMILVLAACGGDEKSADAKEVKTIRAGIGLNDQHPQFKALVKFQEIVEEKTEGKIKVETYHSGQLGDDRSMTEALQLGSQEVTIPSTAPLANFVPEFSIFDFPFLFPNEEVADAVLDGEVGQKFLDKLEDQNLVGLAYWENGFRDVTNSKLPIETAADFKGLKLRTMENELHLEAFKALGANPTPMALGELFTAMQQGTVDGQENPVPTIYLQKFYEVQDYVSNTHHIYSPFVFLMSKSFFDELTEDQQVIVKEAAVKAGKYERELNREANKQNLEDLKETGMNYTEITPEARQEMVDLVQPTIDKYAEQIGIDTVQEVYDAIEKATR; translated from the coding sequence ATGAAAAAGATTGTTTCTTTATTCTTACTAGTGATGATGATATTAGTTCTAGCAGCATGTGGTGGAGATGAAAAAAGCGCAGACGCGAAAGAAGTTAAAACAATACGGGCAGGTATCGGTTTAAACGATCAACATCCGCAATTTAAAGCACTAGTAAAGTTTCAAGAAATTGTTGAAGAAAAAACAGAGGGCAAAATCAAAGTGGAAACGTATCACAGTGGCCAACTTGGTGATGACCGATCAATGACTGAAGCATTACAATTAGGTTCTCAGGAAGTGACGATTCCTTCTACAGCCCCATTAGCAAACTTTGTTCCTGAATTTAGTATTTTTGATTTTCCATTCCTATTCCCAAATGAAGAAGTGGCAGATGCTGTACTTGATGGAGAAGTTGGACAAAAGTTCCTTGATAAATTAGAAGACCAAAACTTAGTTGGACTTGCTTATTGGGAAAATGGTTTCCGTGATGTAACAAATAGCAAACTTCCAATCGAAACTGCAGCAGATTTTAAGGGTTTGAAATTGCGAACAATGGAAAATGAGCTTCATCTTGAAGCATTCAAAGCACTGGGTGCAAACCCAACTCCAATGGCCCTTGGTGAACTATTTACAGCGATGCAACAAGGAACAGTAGATGGTCAAGAGAATCCTGTTCCAACGATTTATCTCCAAAAATTCTATGAAGTTCAAGATTATGTATCTAATACACACCATATTTACAGCCCATTCGTATTTTTAATGAGCAAATCATTCTTCGACGAATTAACTGAAGATCAACAAGTAATCGTTAAAGAAGCGGCTGTAAAAGCAGGCAAGTATGAAAGAGAATTAAACCGTGAAGCAAATAAACAAAACCTAGAAGATCTTAAGGAAACTGGTATGAATTACACTGAAATCACGCCAGAAGCGCGTCAAGAAATGGTAGATCTTGTACAGCCTACTATTGATAAGTACGCTGAACAAATCGGTATAGATACAGTACAAGAAGTATATGATGCAATCGAGAAAGCTACTAGGTAA
- a CDS encoding glycerophosphodiester phosphodiesterase family protein, translated as MFLNNSSLFTKERQTEPFLLAHRGLPQTFSMKGIESDTCTAERIYEPEHPYIENTIPSMEAAFDAGADMVELDIKPTKDEQFAVFHDWTLDCRTNVKGMVADYTLEELKKIDIGYGYKDGGKTYPFRGLGIGLIPSLDEVLRQFPDRLFLIHIKSNDSKEGEQLADFLSNLPANRLEQLTVYGGDEPIASLKDRLPKLRVMSIETLKSCLLSYIGVGWTGVMPDECRHTEVHIPEKYAPWIWGWPDKLLNRMDAVDTRVILVAGNGNWSEGFDSEEDMKRLPTNYSGGIWTNRIDQIAPIVK; from the coding sequence ATGTTCTTGAATAATAGCTCTCTATTCACGAAGGAAAGGCAAACTGAACCATTCTTACTTGCACATCGCGGCCTTCCCCAAACCTTCAGCATGAAAGGGATCGAAAGTGATACATGTACAGCCGAACGTATATATGAGCCTGAGCATCCTTACATTGAAAATACGATTCCATCTATGGAAGCAGCATTTGACGCAGGCGCCGATATGGTTGAACTTGATATTAAGCCCACAAAAGATGAACAATTCGCAGTTTTCCATGACTGGACTCTCGATTGTCGAACAAACGTTAAAGGAATGGTAGCCGATTATACTCTCGAGGAACTGAAAAAAATTGATATTGGGTATGGCTATAAAGATGGGGGGAAAACATATCCCTTCCGTGGACTAGGTATCGGTCTAATTCCTTCACTGGACGAAGTATTAAGGCAGTTTCCAGATAGGTTATTTTTAATTCATATCAAAAGTAATGACTCGAAAGAGGGAGAGCAACTAGCGGACTTCCTTTCAAATCTCCCAGCAAATCGACTTGAGCAATTAACGGTCTATGGTGGAGATGAACCAATAGCCTCACTAAAAGACCGTTTACCAAAATTGCGCGTAATGTCGATCGAAACACTAAAAAGCTGCTTGCTCTCCTATATAGGCGTTGGTTGGACAGGTGTGATGCCTGATGAGTGTAGACATACCGAAGTACATATCCCTGAAAAATATGCACCCTGGATTTGGGGATGGCCCGATAAATTATTAAACCGGATGGATGCGGTCGATACAAGGGTCATTCTAGTTGCAGGTAATGGTAATTGGTCAGAAGGGTTTGATTCGGAAGAAGATATGAAAAGATTACCCACTAACTATTCTGGTGGGATTTGGACAAATCGGATCGACCAGATTGCGCCGATTGTAAAATAA